In Allomuricauda ruestringensis DSM 13258, the following proteins share a genomic window:
- a CDS encoding SusD/RagB family nutrient-binding outer membrane lipoprotein, with product MQKILKYFSISTLALLLFLGCEVSDFDLQENPNYLTPDSANPEYMLNEVQYLFQHYMTWMIINTDDVMRYEAMTDTYGDVVSTNVLDGGTSKEWDTYYEALNNVRTIVTLAEEDETLLFHSGIAKLLMGYMTVTMVDYLGAIPYSQAVNNVEYPNPEVDGGAALYQKVLNDIDEAIAEIKAANFDFSTDLLYGSDKDNWIAFANSLKLRMLVQARLASEDIGVSNIQGEINALLSKNLIDTPEEDFQYSYSTVQEPESRHLYFQRAYVSGFDEYIGNYFMYMLKESKSNPDPRIRYYLYRQSDEDPFSGPPYLPCQGDPDVDYCYIGDQYWGYDHGESRVGRGDNLLRTVYGIYPGGGTFDENQFEDAPSTTNNLGGAGILPLLTSSYVSFLKAEATITLGTNGNPAELLETGIRASMEKVLNFGGVSSSYAATSADVDAYVDEVMLNYSNAATDEERLDIIMTEYYLAAFGNSVESYNFYRRTGYPSNIQVPIDDDDPVFPRSFPYSRLEVERNLSLTQKNNYDKVFWDTNPDGFIK from the coding sequence AAATACTTTAGTATAAGCACGCTGGCTTTACTACTCTTTTTGGGTTGTGAAGTCTCAGATTTTGACCTACAGGAAAATCCCAACTATCTAACACCGGATAGTGCGAACCCTGAATATATGCTCAATGAGGTACAGTACCTTTTTCAACACTATATGACGTGGATGATTATCAACACAGATGATGTTATGCGTTACGAAGCTATGACGGACACCTACGGAGATGTTGTTTCAACAAACGTATTGGATGGGGGTACAAGTAAAGAATGGGATACCTACTACGAAGCATTGAACAATGTAAGAACCATTGTAACACTGGCAGAAGAGGATGAAACCTTGCTCTTCCATAGTGGTATTGCCAAACTTTTAATGGGATACATGACCGTTACCATGGTTGATTATCTTGGGGCAATACCTTACTCACAAGCAGTAAACAACGTAGAATATCCAAATCCAGAGGTTGATGGTGGTGCGGCACTGTATCAAAAGGTATTGAATGATATTGATGAGGCCATTGCAGAAATCAAAGCAGCCAATTTTGATTTTTCCACGGACTTGCTCTATGGCAGTGATAAAGATAATTGGATAGCCTTTGCAAATTCCTTAAAGCTGAGAATGCTCGTACAGGCAAGGCTGGCGAGTGAAGATATAGGAGTGTCGAATATTCAGGGTGAAATCAATGCCCTACTGTCCAAAAATCTGATTGATACCCCAGAAGAGGACTTTCAGTATTCATACAGCACAGTGCAGGAACCGGAAAGCAGACACCTATATTTTCAAAGAGCTTATGTAAGTGGTTTTGATGAATACATTGGCAACTATTTTATGTATATGCTCAAAGAATCAAAAAGTAACCCAGACCCTCGGATTCGTTATTACTTGTACCGTCAATCCGACGAGGACCCATTCAGCGGGCCTCCATACTTGCCATGTCAAGGTGACCCCGATGTAGATTATTGCTATATAGGAGACCAGTATTGGGGGTATGACCACGGGGAAAGCCGTGTAGGTAGGGGAGATAATCTCTTAAGAACAGTTTACGGTATTTACCCTGGCGGCGGAACTTTTGATGAAAACCAATTTGAAGACGCTCCAAGCACAACCAATAATCTGGGAGGAGCAGGTATTTTGCCATTGCTTACCTCATCTTATGTAAGTTTTTTGAAGGCCGAAGCAACCATTACACTGGGTACAAATGGAAATCCAGCGGAATTGTTGGAAACAGGAATCAGAGCCTCTATGGAAAAAGTATTGAACTTTGGTGGCGTAAGTTCCAGTTATGCTGCCACAAGTGCAGATGTGGATGCTTATGTAGATGAGGTGATGCTCAACTACTCCAATGCAGCCACAGACGAAGAAAGGCTGGATATCATTATGACCGAGTACTATTTGGCGGCTTTCGGAAATTCTGTGGAATCCTATAATTTTTATAGGAGAACCGGGTATCCATCAAATATTCAAGTACCCATAGATGATGATGACCCTGTATTTCCGCGGAGCTTCCCGTATTCTAGGTTGGAAGTGGAAAGGAACTTGTCCCTTACGCAGAAGAACAATTACGATAAAGTATTCTGGGATACCAATCCTGATGGTTTCATTAAATAA
- a CDS encoding N-acyl-D-amino-acid deacylase family protein: MERKIIGLFALVALMVACNGKNKIEADILIVNGNVFDGVETMPQQVSIAVKDDKIVWIGDKNDKEVIATKTIDAKGLNVSPGFIDPHTHATNDLDDSEQSHNKPFLFQGVTTVTVGNDGSSPYPLAEYRDKCQEIGVGTNVVALVGHGTIRKQIMGESDREASKEELVKMQQLMQQELDAGAFGMSTGLFYAPGSYATTDEVVALAEVVAKNNGVYDTHMRDESTYSIGLIPAVQETIKIGERANIPVHISHIKCLGVDVWKQSDSIIKIVEEAQSKGIHVTANQYPYDASATSLKAAVVPRWAESGGKDSLFIRFQDAELREQILEQTQTNIARRGGPEKLLIIQAPDTLLQGKNLLEIAQDLKKKPEEAVFDILKQGYIKIASFNMNPYDIENFMVQPWVVTGSDGGSGHPRKYGTFPYKYREFVKEKNVLDLAFFINQSSSKTAKILKLSKRGILQEGNYADIIIFDPNAFMDKANYLDAFQFSEGLIYSIINGKLSIEEGEFTEKLNGRILKK; the protein is encoded by the coding sequence ATGGAAAGAAAAATAATAGGATTGTTTGCACTTGTTGCCCTTATGGTGGCATGTAACGGCAAGAACAAAATAGAAGCGGATATTTTGATTGTAAACGGTAATGTTTTCGACGGAGTCGAGACAATGCCCCAACAGGTTTCCATTGCTGTAAAGGACGATAAGATTGTTTGGATTGGTGATAAAAACGATAAAGAGGTGATTGCCACCAAAACTATTGATGCGAAAGGGCTTAACGTGTCTCCCGGCTTTATTGATCCACACACGCATGCGACTAACGACTTGGACGATTCGGAACAGTCACATAACAAACCTTTTCTTTTTCAAGGTGTAACCACAGTAACCGTGGGTAACGACGGAAGTAGCCCCTATCCTTTGGCAGAATACCGAGATAAGTGCCAAGAAATTGGTGTGGGCACCAATGTAGTCGCCCTGGTAGGCCACGGAACCATCAGAAAACAAATAATGGGAGAGAGTGATCGCGAAGCTTCTAAAGAAGAACTCGTTAAAATGCAGCAACTTATGCAGCAAGAATTGGATGCGGGAGCATTTGGTATGTCCACTGGATTGTTTTATGCACCAGGAAGCTATGCAACAACAGACGAAGTTGTGGCATTGGCAGAGGTTGTAGCCAAGAACAATGGTGTTTATGATACTCACATGAGAGATGAAAGTACCTATTCTATTGGGTTGATACCAGCAGTGCAGGAAACCATCAAAATAGGGGAAAGAGCAAATATTCCCGTACACATTTCCCATATCAAATGTTTGGGGGTAGATGTTTGGAAACAAAGCGATTCCATAATCAAAATTGTTGAAGAAGCACAGAGCAAAGGAATTCATGTTACAGCCAATCAATACCCGTATGATGCATCCGCCACAAGTTTAAAGGCCGCCGTGGTTCCAAGATGGGCAGAAAGTGGGGGAAAAGACTCCTTGTTCATACGTTTTCAAGATGCTGAGCTGAGAGAACAGATTCTGGAACAGACACAAACCAATATAGCAAGAAGGGGAGGACCGGAGAAATTACTGATCATACAAGCACCGGACACTTTGCTACAGGGGAAAAATCTGTTAGAAATAGCTCAAGATTTGAAAAAGAAGCCTGAAGAAGCTGTTTTCGATATTTTAAAACAGGGTTACATTAAAATAGCCTCGTTCAACATGAACCCGTACGATATTGAAAACTTTATGGTTCAACCGTGGGTGGTAACAGGTTCGGACGGTGGATCGGGACATCCCAGAAAGTATGGGACCTTTCCTTATAAATATCGCGAGTTTGTTAAAGAAAAGAATGTCCTGGATTTAGCCTTTTTTATTAACCAGAGTAGTTCAAAAACAGCCAAAATCCTTAAACTTTCAAAACGAGGGATTCTTCAAGAAGGAAACTACGCCGATATTATAATATTTGATCCAAATGCTTTTATGGATAAAGCAAACTATTTGGATGCGTTTCAATTTTCAGAAGGGTTGATTTATAGCATCATAAATGGAAAATTATCCATAGAAGAAGGTGAATTTACAGAAAAACTAAACGGAAGGATATTGAAGAAGTAG